A window of Desulfobacterales bacterium contains these coding sequences:
- a CDS encoding lipoprotein-releasing ABC transporter permease subunit, which translates to MAFEYFIGARYLRSRQKQAFISFITFLSVAGVTVGVMALIIVIAVMSGAESYFKKQILGVESHVIVRKHNGPIDNYQNIIKELEQIPEITSAAPFVYTQVMLRAPGGLSGAILRGLDPSAKGNPIKGYDRKALKQKLTPQQSAGDEVQVPGIILGQELAAKLGVSKGDMVYLISPRGMMSPIGHMPTMKRFEVTGVFESGFYEYDASLAYIHIQTAQDLLKIGDAATGVGLRIKDIYAADQVSSQISEQLGYPFWTTDWMQMNRNFFSALKLEKKAMFIILTLIILVAAFNIASTLIMMVMGKTRDIAILKAMGATHRSIRKIFVFKGTVIGTIGTALGTVLGIAGCILLKHYKFIELPGDVYYFTTLPIELEFLDVLVIVAAAMAICFLSTIYPAYKASQLNPVEALRYG; encoded by the coding sequence ATGGCTTTTGAATACTTCATAGGCGCCAGGTATCTCAGATCCCGGCAGAAACAGGCGTTTATCTCTTTTATTACTTTTCTCTCGGTCGCCGGCGTTACCGTCGGGGTTATGGCGCTGATTATCGTCATTGCGGTGATGTCCGGCGCGGAATCCTATTTTAAAAAACAGATATTGGGGGTTGAATCCCATGTTATTGTTCGCAAGCATAATGGGCCGATTGATAATTATCAGAATATCATAAAAGAACTTGAGCAAATCCCGGAAATCACATCCGCCGCCCCGTTTGTTTATACGCAAGTCATGCTTCGGGCGCCGGGGGGGTTGTCCGGCGCCATTTTACGGGGGCTTGACCCATCAGCAAAAGGCAACCCGATAAAAGGCTATGACCGAAAAGCGCTTAAACAGAAACTCACCCCGCAGCAGAGCGCAGGGGATGAGGTCCAGGTGCCGGGGATCATTTTGGGCCAGGAACTTGCTGCAAAACTTGGCGTCAGCAAGGGGGACATGGTGTATTTGATATCCCCCCGCGGCATGATGTCGCCCATCGGGCATATGCCGACGATGAAACGCTTTGAAGTGACCGGCGTTTTCGAGTCCGGTTTTTATGAGTATGACGCCTCCCTTGCCTATATTCACATTCAGACCGCCCAGGATTTGCTGAAAATCGGGGATGCGGCCACCGGCGTTGGATTGCGGATCAAGGATATATACGCTGCGGATCAGGTTTCCAGTCAGATTTCCGAACAATTGGGATACCCCTTTTGGACGACCGACTGGATGCAGATGAACCGCAACTTTTTCTCTGCGTTAAAACTTGAGAAAAAGGCCATGTTCATCATTCTGACCCTTATTATCCTGGTGGCGGCCTTTAATATTGCCAGCACCCTGATCATGATGGTGATGGGCAAAACCCGGGATATCGCCATATTAAAGGCCATGGGCGCGACCCATCGCAGCATTCGGAAAATTTTTGTTTTCAAGGGCACGGTGATCGGGACGATCGGAACGGCGCTGGGGACGGTGCTTGGCATCGCCGGCTGCATTCTTTTAAAGCATTACAAGTTTATTGAACTGCCCGGCGATGTCTACTATTTTACCACCCTGCCCATAGAGCTGGAATTTCTCGATGTGCTGGTCATTGTGGCGGCGGCAATGGCGATTTGTTTTCTTTCCACCATTTATCCGGCTTATAAAGCCTCGCAGTTAAATCCGGTGGAGGCCCTGCGATATGGATAA
- the lysS gene encoding lysine--tRNA ligase: protein MEQTKDIIEKRHEKARSLEANGIELYPNDFRVSHTVRDILAMIDADPDQMGKETASLHSAGRIMAVNRFGKSAFIRFRDRTGQLQAYVRQDKVGEEAYALFKQFDVGDFIGLAGTMFQTKTGEWTLLADEIRLLSKSLRPMPEKFHGLKDPEKRYRQRYLDLIMNPEVREVFVKRSLLIKTIRQFLIERDYLEAETPMMQPIPGGADARPFKTHHNALGMDLYLRIAPELYLKRLVAGGFERVFEINRNFRNEGISTQHNPEFTMLEFYQAYATYEDLMSLTEEMVKAAAMAVCGDLKVAYQDEIIDFNSPWQRLTLEAAIYSIGGVPSETIQDPDKLKAFAQEQGISIKPDHAGQTIGHGKLMTKVFDALVEPKLKQPTFITGYPVEVSPLSRRNKENPDITDRFELFIAGREIANGFSELNDPVDQKERFWRQLKNKSEADDDPPMLDEDYIQALEYGMPPTAGEGVGIDRLAMLLTNSASIRDVILFPHMRPSDKG, encoded by the coding sequence ATGGAACAGACAAAAGATATTATTGAAAAACGGCATGAAAAGGCCCGCTCGCTGGAAGCGAATGGAATTGAACTATATCCGAATGATTTTCGGGTCTCCCATACGGTTCGGGATATTCTGGCAATGATCGATGCGGATCCGGATCAGATGGGAAAAGAAACCGCAAGTTTGCATTCGGCCGGCCGCATCATGGCGGTCAATCGATTCGGCAAATCCGCGTTTATCCGATTCCGGGACCGGACCGGACAGCTGCAGGCCTATGTGCGTCAGGACAAAGTGGGCGAGGAGGCATATGCATTATTTAAACAGTTTGATGTGGGGGATTTCATCGGGCTCGCCGGAACAATGTTTCAGACAAAGACCGGCGAGTGGACCCTTCTGGCGGATGAAATCAGACTGCTTTCCAAGTCCCTGCGGCCGATGCCGGAGAAGTTCCATGGCTTAAAGGACCCGGAGAAAAGATATCGGCAGCGCTACCTGGATCTGATCATGAACCCGGAGGTGCGGGAGGTTTTTGTCAAGCGCAGCTTGTTGATCAAAACTATTCGCCAGTTTTTAATCGAGCGCGATTATCTGGAGGCGGAAACCCCGATGATGCAGCCGATTCCGGGGGGGGCGGATGCAAGGCCGTTTAAGACCCATCACAATGCGCTGGGCATGGATCTATATCTGCGCATCGCTCCGGAGCTTTACCTGAAACGCCTGGTTGCCGGCGGATTTGAGCGGGTCTTTGAAATCAATCGCAATTTTCGGAATGAGGGGATCTCCACACAGCACAATCCCGAGTTCACCATGCTGGAGTTTTACCAGGCCTATGCCACTTATGAGGACTTGATGAGTTTGACGGAAGAAATGGTTAAGGCGGCTGCCATGGCTGTCTGCGGCGATTTGAAAGTGGCATATCAGGATGAAATAATCGATTTTAACAGCCCCTGGCAGCGCCTGACCCTTGAGGCGGCGATTTATTCAATCGGCGGGGTGCCGTCCGAAACGATACAAGACCCCGATAAGCTCAAGGCATTCGCACAAGAACAGGGGATTTCAATAAAACCCGATCACGCCGGCCAAACCATCGGACACGGCAAGCTGATGACCAAGGTCTTTGATGCGCTGGTTGAGCCGAAGCTTAAGCAGCCGACATTTATTACCGGCTATCCGGTGGAAGTCTCCCCGCTTTCCCGCCGAAATAAAGAGAATCCGGATATCACGGATCGATTTGAACTGTTTATCGCGGGCCGCGAAATTGCCAACGGGTTTTCTGAATTAAACGACCCGGTGGATCAAAAGGAGCGATTTTGGCGGCAGCTGAAGAATAAGTCCGAAGCAGATGATGATCCGCCCATGCTGGATGAAGATTATATTCAGGCTCTGGAGTACGGCATGCCGCCGACCGCCGGTGAAGGGGTGGGCATTGATCGGCTGGCCATGCTGCTGACCAATAGCGCATCGATCCGTGATGTCATCCTGTTCCCTCATATGCGCCCCTCGGACAAGGGCTGA
- a CDS encoding ATP-binding protein gives MIFKKNTPEFDLYRKLKWLIFFRVLFALVLLASATFAGIREQQTFFTPPLFFLNTIAGLAILLSLLYRIILQYTRRLVLLGYAQIIIDTLLVTGIIFLTGSFSSIFSFLYLLVIIYASMILFRNGGMVTAVFCSLLYGVMVDLEYYGLIHPFDAGPNFMMANYDWNYVIFRLLMTIIACFAVAFLAGYLSEQEKRAKRDLWAMEAQVKRVEKLAAIGEMAAGLAHEIKNPLASMSGAIQVLKDEALHNGDHARLMDIVLRESDRISSLVNEFLMFARPQPGNKKLIFLDRELREIVKQFETSNPQQRPDIRKRIDADIPVEIDPEHFRQVVWNLLLNAMEATGKSGRIDVVLYAQASRYACMVISDNGCGMSEEIQQSIFDPFFTGKAKGTGLGLSIVQRILTSYDGLIDVQSKPEQGSTFTVKLPLARVSSPPNEPSK, from the coding sequence ATGATTTTTAAAAAAAATACCCCTGAATTCGACCTTTACCGCAAGCTCAAGTGGTTGATTTTCTTCCGGGTGCTCTTTGCCCTGGTGCTTCTGGCTTCAGCAACATTTGCCGGTATACGGGAGCAGCAGACCTTTTTCACCCCGCCCCTGTTTTTTTTAAACACCATCGCCGGCCTGGCCATCCTGTTATCCCTCCTGTATCGGATCATTCTCCAATATACCCGCCGGCTGGTGCTGTTGGGCTATGCCCAAATCATCATTGATACCCTGCTGGTGACCGGCATTATTTTTCTGACCGGCAGTTTTTCCAGCATATTTTCCTTCCTTTATCTTTTGGTGATCATTTATGCCAGTATGATCCTGTTCCGAAACGGCGGCATGGTAACCGCTGTTTTTTGCAGTCTCCTGTACGGAGTGATGGTGGATCTCGAATATTACGGCCTTATTCATCCCTTTGATGCGGGGCCGAATTTTATGATGGCCAATTACGACTGGAATTATGTCATATTCAGGCTGTTAATGACCATCATCGCCTGTTTTGCCGTGGCTTTTCTGGCCGGTTACCTCTCAGAGCAGGAAAAGCGGGCAAAGCGTGATCTATGGGCAATGGAGGCACAGGTCAAGCGGGTGGAGAAGCTTGCCGCGATTGGAGAAATGGCTGCCGGGCTGGCCCATGAAATCAAAAATCCGCTGGCGTCAATGAGCGGGGCCATCCAGGTGCTAAAGGATGAAGCCTTACACAACGGGGACCATGCCCGCTTGATGGATATCGTGTTAAGGGAGTCCGACCGGATCAGTTCATTGGTCAATGAATTTTTAATGTTTGCACGTCCCCAGCCGGGAAATAAAAAACTTATTTTCCTGGATCGTGAACTCAGAGAGATTGTCAAGCAGTTTGAGACAAGCAACCCGCAGCAGCGGCCTGACATTCGCAAACGCATTGATGCGGACATCCCGGTTGAAATCGATCCGGAGCACTTCCGGCAGGTTGTCTGGAACTTGCTCTTAAATGCCATGGAAGCCACGGGCAAGTCGGGCCGCATCGATGTTGTCCTGTATGCCCAGGCGTCCCGATATGCCTGTATGGTTATTTCAGATAATGGGTGCGGCATGTCTGAAGAGATTCAGCAGTCGATTTTTGATCCGTTTTTTACCGGAAAGGCCAAGGGCACCGGGCTGGGTCTTTCCATCGTCCAGCGGATTCTAACCTCATATGACGGGTTGATTGATGTGCAGAGCAAGCCGGAGCAGGGCAGCACATTTACCGTCAAGCTGCCGCTGGCCCGCGTCTCCTCCCCGCCAAACGAACCTTCTAAATAG
- a CDS encoding type II secretion system F family protein has protein sequence MPVYQWQGRGRNNAATKGEMEASNEQEVRTRLQRQGITPDKVKKKPKDLFENVSFLQPKVKEQDVIIFCRQFSTMIDAGLPIIQCLDILQAQQENPTFKKMLKDIKGSVESGQTLAEALKKYPNQFDALFVNMVAAGEAGGILDVILRRLSAYMEKAAKLKSQIKGAMTYPIVTIIIAIVVVAVILVFVIPVFEEMFATMGGALPAPTQIVIAMSEFVQNNILYIIIGIVLFVYAFRRFYKTEKGQAIVDDLMLKMPVLGILIRKSAVARFTRTMGTMLASGVAILEALDIVARTAGNKSIEKAVYHVRSGIAEGQTIADPLAETGVFPPMVCQMIAVGESTGAIDAMMEKIADFYEEEVDQAVENMTALIEPFMLVFLGIVIGGLVVSMYLPIFKMAGNL, from the coding sequence ATGCCGGTTTATCAATGGCAGGGCCGTGGCAGAAATAACGCGGCTACAAAAGGGGAAATGGAGGCTTCCAATGAACAGGAAGTGCGCACCCGGCTCCAGCGGCAGGGCATAACGCCGGATAAGGTCAAGAAAAAGCCAAAAGACCTTTTCGAGAATGTTTCCTTTCTCCAGCCCAAGGTAAAGGAGCAGGATGTTATTATATTCTGCCGGCAGTTTTCCACCATGATCGATGCCGGGTTACCGATCATTCAGTGCCTGGATATCCTGCAGGCCCAGCAGGAAAACCCCACATTTAAAAAGATGTTAAAAGACATCAAGGGGTCTGTTGAAAGCGGGCAGACCCTGGCAGAGGCCCTGAAAAAATATCCGAACCAGTTTGACGCCCTGTTTGTGAATATGGTGGCGGCGGGCGAGGCCGGCGGTATTCTGGATGTGATCCTGCGGCGTTTGTCGGCTTATATGGAGAAAGCCGCCAAATTAAAATCTCAGATTAAAGGGGCCATGACGTATCCGATTGTGACGATCATTATTGCGATTGTTGTGGTGGCGGTCATTCTCGTTTTTGTTATTCCGGTATTTGAGGAAATGTTTGCGACCATGGGCGGGGCCCTTCCGGCGCCGACGCAGATCGTCATTGCGATGAGTGAATTCGTTCAGAACAATATATTGTATATTATCATTGGTATCGTGTTGTTTGTGTATGCCTTCCGAAGGTTTTATAAAACCGAGAAAGGCCAGGCCATTGTCGATGATTTGATGTTGAAAATGCCGGTTCTCGGCATTTTGATCAGAAAATCCGCGGTTGCCCGGTTTACCCGAACCATGGGCACCATGCTGGCCAGCGGGGTGGCGATACTGGAGGCGCTGGATATTGTGGCCCGGACGGCAGGCAATAAATCCATCGAAAAGGCGGTCTACCACGTGCGCTCCGGTATCGCGGAAGGCCAGACAATTGCCGATCCATTGGCGGAAACCGGTGTTTTCCCGCCCATGGTCTGCCAGATGATTGCGGTGGGCGAGTCCACCGGCGCCATTGATGCGATGATGGAAAAGATTGCCGATTTTTACGAAGAAGAGGTTGACCAGGCGGTTGAAAATATGACCGCGTTGATTGAGCCGTTTATGCTGGTTTTCTTGGGCATTGTAATAGGCGGACTTGTGGTTTCCATGTATCTGCCGATATTTAAGATGGCGGGGAATCTATAA
- a CDS encoding CBS domain-containing protein: protein MNHTQDGLTVITTHLNADFDAVGSMLAAQKLYPHSVVVFPGFHEKSSRHFFVDAMAYLFNMTDAKSIADAQIKRLVVVDTKQASRIGDLSHLLDRKDIEVHVFDHHPALKNDIKADYEVCRLTGANVTLLTEILREQNLDILADEATIMCLGIFEDTGSFTFPSTTPEDFAAAGYLVSKGANLTTIANLTAKEMDPGQIALLNDLIHAEVHHHINGVDVAISTVSCEEYIHDLAFLVQKILKIENLNAIFAIAQMKNKIYLAARSRAPEVDVGAIVMEMGGGGHSFAAAATIKDKTLVQTEQKLLEILRRKVKSRQRAQDIMSTPPIQAPPDISCARARNLLSRYNINALMVVRESDESPQLQGFITRPVIEKALHHKLDTIPISEYMTTEFAVVALDADVFEIQEKIIESNQRVLPVMEDNQLVGVITRTDLLNTLFHESQEKLIQPHDPLKESPPPRTKRIVGFMKERLSERLYERLANIGHVAKELGFNAYVVGGFVRDLFLYRHNEDVDIVIEGNGIEFAREFAKRSGARINAYAKFGTAVVIFPDGFKIDVASARMEYYKFPAALPTVEMSSIKLDLFRRDFTINTLAVFLNPEKFGKLIDFFGGQRDIKEKAVRILHNLSFVEDPTRVFRAIKFEQRFGFTIGKLTSGLIENAVRMDFFRRLSGRRVFSELCQILKEDAPLPALSRLHDYNLLTVIDPGIQFNKSMVARLNAARKAISWFELLYTEEDYMRWAIYFLILLRHKDEPTSSHICQRFELGPKHQKIFIKERLAAEDCIHRLHREPPPAKSELYWMLKEFRIELILYMMALTDHETIKKMISHYVTDLREVRLSVGGKDLKALGVPPSPVYSKILNAVLEAKLDGKAQTKDEELALLRKYAIEY, encoded by the coding sequence ATGAACCACACACAAGATGGATTAACAGTGATCACCACCCATTTGAACGCGGATTTTGACGCGGTGGGCTCTATGCTGGCCGCCCAGAAATTATATCCCCATTCGGTGGTGGTCTTTCCCGGATTCCATGAAAAATCCTCCAGACATTTCTTTGTCGATGCCATGGCCTATCTCTTTAATATGACGGATGCCAAATCCATTGCGGACGCTCAAATCAAAAGGCTTGTTGTTGTGGACACCAAGCAGGCATCCCGCATCGGGGATTTAAGCCACCTGCTGGATCGAAAGGACATAGAAGTTCATGTGTTTGATCACCATCCGGCGTTGAAAAATGACATCAAGGCGGATTATGAAGTCTGCCGTTTGACCGGGGCCAATGTAACGCTTCTGACTGAAATACTTCGTGAACAAAATCTTGATATCCTCGCGGATGAAGCCACCATCATGTGCCTGGGCATTTTTGAGGACACGGGGTCTTTCACATTTCCGTCCACCACACCGGAAGATTTTGCGGCGGCCGGCTATCTGGTGTCAAAGGGGGCCAACCTGACCACCATTGCCAACCTGACGGCCAAAGAGATGGATCCGGGCCAGATCGCCCTGTTAAATGACCTGATCCACGCCGAGGTGCATCATCATATCAATGGGGTTGATGTGGCCATCAGCACGGTCTCCTGCGAAGAGTATATCCATGATCTGGCCTTTCTGGTCCAGAAAATACTCAAGATCGAAAATTTAAACGCCATCTTTGCCATCGCCCAGATGAAAAACAAAATATATTTGGCTGCCAGAAGCCGAGCGCCGGAAGTGGATGTGGGGGCCATTGTAATGGAGATGGGGGGCGGAGGCCACAGTTTTGCCGCTGCGGCCACGATAAAAGACAAAACCCTGGTTCAGACGGAACAGAAGCTTTTAGAAATCCTTAGAAGAAAGGTAAAGTCCAGGCAACGGGCCCAGGACATCATGTCCACCCCGCCCATCCAGGCGCCGCCGGATATCTCCTGCGCCCGGGCGCGAAACCTCCTCTCCCGGTATAATATCAATGCGCTCATGGTGGTCCGGGAAAGCGATGAGTCGCCGCAATTACAGGGGTTTATCACGCGGCCGGTGATTGAGAAGGCGCTTCACCACAAACTGGACACCATCCCGATCAGCGAATATATGACCACCGAATTTGCCGTTGTCGCCCTTGATGCGGACGTTTTCGAAATCCAGGAAAAAATTATCGAAAGCAACCAGCGGGTACTCCCGGTCATGGAAGACAATCAGCTTGTCGGGGTCATCACCCGAACGGACCTGCTGAACACGCTTTTTCATGAATCCCAGGAGAAACTGATTCAGCCCCACGATCCCCTGAAAGAGTCACCGCCTCCCCGGACCAAGCGAATTGTCGGGTTTATGAAGGAACGGCTTTCGGAGCGGCTCTATGAACGGCTCGCCAATATCGGGCATGTGGCTAAAGAGCTTGGCTTTAATGCCTATGTGGTGGGCGGCTTCGTCCGCGACCTTTTTTTGTATCGCCATAATGAGGATGTGGACATCGTCATCGAGGGAAACGGGATTGAATTCGCCAGGGAATTTGCCAAACGATCTGGGGCGCGAATTAACGCATACGCCAAATTCGGCACCGCCGTGGTCATATTTCCGGACGGGTTTAAAATCGATGTGGCCTCTGCCCGGATGGAGTACTATAAATTTCCGGCGGCATTGCCGACGGTTGAAATGAGCTCCATCAAACTCGATCTTTTCCGGCGGGATTTTACCATCAACACCCTGGCGGTTTTTTTAAATCCCGAAAAATTCGGCAAACTGATCGATTTTTTCGGCGGCCAGCGCGACATCAAGGAAAAAGCCGTCCGGATTCTGCATAATCTAAGCTTTGTCGAAGATCCCACCCGGGTCTTTCGCGCCATAAAATTTGAACAGCGTTTCGGATTTACCATCGGTAAACTCACCTCCGGGTTGATCGAAAACGCGGTCCGCATGGATTTTTTCAGGCGCCTTTCCGGACGGCGCGTATTCTCGGAGCTCTGCCAGATTTTAAAGGAAGATGCCCCGCTTCCCGCCCTGTCCCGGTTACATGATTACAACCTGTTGACCGTCATAGATCCGGGCATTCAATTCAATAAATCAATGGTGGCCCGGTTGAATGCCGCGCGCAAGGCCATTTCCTGGTTTGAGCTTCTCTATACCGAAGAGGATTACATGCGCTGGGCGATCTATTTTCTCATCCTGCTCAGGCATAAGGATGAGCCCACATCATCGCACATCTGCCAGCGGTTCGAACTGGGGCCGAAGCATCAAAAAATCTTTATCAAAGAACGGCTTGCCGCAGAAGACTGCATCCACCGCCTGCACCGGGAACCGCCCCCCGCCAAAAGCGAGTTATACTGGATGCTCAAAGAGTTCCGCATCGAATTGATATTGTACATGATGGCCCTGACCGACCACGAGACCATCAAAAAAATGATTTCCCATTACGTTACCGATCTCCGGGAGGTGCGCCTGTCAGTGGGCGGAAAAGACCTTAAAGCCCTGGGCGTCCCGCCGTCTCCGGTATACAGCAAAATCTTAAATGCCGTCCTTGAAGCCAAGTTAGACGGCAAAGCCCAGACAAAGGACGAGGAGCTCGCCCTGTTGAGGAAATATGCTATCGAATATTAA
- a CDS encoding site-2 protease family protein, with translation MLSNINPIQLIIVFLPLLFAITIHEVAHGYVALRFGDMTAKFAGRLTLNPVKHLDPFGSVLLPLLLKFSGSPVIFGYAKPVPVDFRNLRNIRIGTLCVAAAGVVANFIAALGCAAILQGIRLFPGFLTSSASSPIGTLLIQLLAYSVMINLVLGIFNLIPVPPLDGGRILSMLLPQKYSRQFQTIEPFGILILIVLLMTNSLDLFISFFISPLMNWMLQGYI, from the coding sequence ATGCTATCGAATATTAATCCAATCCAATTGATCATTGTTTTTCTGCCGCTTTTGTTCGCCATCACGATTCACGAAGTGGCGCACGGCTATGTGGCGCTGCGGTTCGGGGATATGACCGCCAAATTCGCCGGCCGCCTTACCCTGAATCCGGTTAAGCACCTGGATCCGTTCGGATCGGTGCTGCTGCCGCTTTTGCTTAAATTTTCCGGCTCTCCGGTCATATTCGGCTATGCCAAGCCGGTGCCGGTGGACTTCAGAAACCTCCGAAACATTCGGATCGGCACCCTATGCGTCGCGGCTGCCGGGGTGGTCGCCAACTTTATAGCAGCCCTTGGCTGCGCGGCCATTCTTCAGGGCATCCGCCTGTTTCCCGGGTTTTTGACATCCTCCGCATCCTCGCCCATTGGTACCCTCCTGATCCAGCTTCTGGCCTATAGCGTGATGATTAACCTGGTACTGGGCATTTTCAATCTGATTCCGGTGCCGCCGCTTGACGGCGGGCGCATCCTGAGTATGCTGCTGCCGCAAAAATACAGCCGGCAGTTCCAGACCATTGAGCCCTTCGGCATCCTCATTCTGATTGTTCTGCTAATGACGAATTCTCTTGATCTGTTTATATCTTTTTTTATATCCCCGTTGATGAACTGGATGCTTCAAGGCTATATATAA
- the trpS gene encoding tryptophan--tRNA ligase, with product MTAKKRIVSGMRPTGALHLGNLHGALNNWISMQDKFDCFFFIADWHALTSDYENPGHIKEFSRNMMIDWLAAGLSPDKSTLFVQSHIKSHAELFLLLSMITPVPWLERNPTYKEQIAELKNKDLSTFGFLGYPILQAADIIIYKAEGVPVGIDQAPHIEITREIARRFNYFYGHVFPEPETILTESAKILGTDRRKMSKSYDNAIFISDTPEAIRKKVATMITDPQRIKKSDPGDPDVCNVFSFHQMYSAADMISEVNKDCRSAAIGCVACKQKMAENLIAALAPIREKTEYYKQRPDLVEDIIARGNEKAAAEAQRTMEGVREALKI from the coding sequence ATGACTGCAAAAAAACGGATTGTCAGCGGCATGCGGCCAACCGGCGCCCTTCATCTCGGAAACCTCCATGGGGCGCTTAACAACTGGATCAGCATGCAGGATAAATTTGACTGCTTCTTTTTTATCGCTGACTGGCATGCATTAACCAGCGATTATGAAAATCCGGGGCATATCAAAGAGTTCAGCCGGAACATGATGATTGACTGGCTCGCGGCCGGGCTTTCACCGGATAAAAGCACGCTTTTTGTGCAATCCCATATCAAATCCCATGCAGAGCTGTTCCTGCTGCTCTCCATGATTACCCCGGTGCCCTGGCTGGAGCGAAACCCCACATACAAGGAACAGATTGCGGAGCTGAAAAACAAGGACTTGTCCACCTTCGGTTTCCTGGGGTATCCGATTCTTCAGGCGGCGGATATTATTATCTATAAGGCCGAAGGTGTGCCGGTGGGCATCGATCAGGCCCCGCACATAGAGATTACCCGGGAAATCGCCCGGCGGTTTAATTACTTTTATGGCCATGTCTTTCCGGAGCCGGAGACGATTCTCACCGAATCCGCCAAAATCCTGGGCACGGACCGCCGGAAGATGAGCAAAAGCTATGACAACGCCATTTTTATCTCTGACACGCCAGAGGCCATCCGAAAAAAAGTGGCGACCATGATCACCGACCCCCAGCGCATCAAAAAAAGCGACCCGGGGGATCCGGATGTATGCAACGTGTTTTCATTTCACCAGATGTATTCAGCAGCGGATATGATATCGGAGGTCAACAAAGACTGCCGGAGTGCGGCGATCGGATGTGTTGCGTGCAAGCAGAAAATGGCGGAAAATCTGATTGCCGCCCTGGCCCCGATCCGGGAGAAGACCGAATACTATAAGCAGCGGCCGGATCTGGTCGAAGACATTATCGCCCGGGGTAATGAAAAAGCCGCAGCCGAGGCGCAGCGGACCATGGAGGGCGTACGGGAGGCCCTGAAAATCTAA
- a CDS encoding segregation/condensation protein A, with the protein MNNEPYKIKLQDIFEGPMDLLVHLIKKNEVDIYDIPIAFITDQFLAYLEWMKSLDVDIAGDFLVMAATLTHLKSRMLLPSRHVDADTEEEDDPRKELTGPLLEYMQMKSVAEKLAAQPMLDEDVFTRSVEKSDLMPDPHEETIQADLISLFNAYRSLLDKMADQTELHITFEKISVKEKMTEIFDRIKEKGALAFDGLLSENPDRKEIIVTFLAILEIVKLNMVRLMQNDPYSSLRLIYRESPDAKLID; encoded by the coding sequence ATGAACAATGAACCCTATAAAATAAAACTCCAGGACATTTTTGAGGGGCCCATGGACCTGCTCGTCCATCTGATTAAAAAAAATGAGGTGGACATCTATGACATCCCGATTGCGTTTATTACCGACCAATTTCTTGCCTACCTGGAATGGATGAAATCCCTGGATGTCGATATTGCCGGGGATTTTCTGGTCATGGCCGCCACCCTGACGCACCTGAAGTCCCGGATGCTGCTTCCTTCCCGCCATGTCGACGCGGATACGGAGGAGGAAGACGACCCCCGGAAGGAGCTTACCGGTCCGCTGCTTGAATACATGCAGATGAAATCCGTGGCGGAAAAACTGGCCGCCCAGCCCATGCTGGACGAGGACGTCTTCACCCGGAGCGTCGAAAAATCGGATCTTATGCCCGATCCCCATGAGGAAACCATTCAGGCGGATCTTATCAGTCTTTTCAATGCCTACCGCTCCCTTTTAGATAAAATGGCGGATCAGACGGAGCTTCATATCACCTTTGAAAAAATTTCCGTAAAAGAAAAAATGACGGAAATTTTTGACCGGATCAAAGAAAAAGGGGCGCTTGCCTTTGATGGGCTGTTATCGGAAAACCCCGATCGAAAGGAGATCATCGTCACATTCCTGGCCATCCTTGAAATCGTCAAACTAAACATGGTCCGCCTGATGCAGAACGACCCATACAGCAGCTTACGGCTTATTTACCGGGAATCCCCTGATGCAAAGCTCATCGACTAA